One window of Burkholderia cepacia GG4 genomic DNA carries:
- a CDS encoding CerR family C-terminal domain-containing protein: MNEAKKLRRTSTGGYARGDETRQRIIEAAIELFGERGFAGASTRDIAAKAGVNAPALQYYFENKEGVYRASVETIAELGWEVFRPAVEHARAMLAADADVDVLIDAFIGIMRALADRMFTVPKTMNQRMFFAREQGGQEPESASEILMTRMRKPLNDVNAELIGRISGRPADDPVTRLRALSLFGQLTVFHIAQRSALQLLEWDEFDDEGAALVIATVAEQTRVLLEQWHAERGTDAGARAAVPKTASKRVQHAKKPAAR, translated from the coding sequence ATGAACGAAGCGAAGAAGCTGCGTCGCACATCGACGGGCGGCTACGCGCGCGGCGACGAGACGCGCCAGCGGATCATCGAGGCGGCGATCGAGCTGTTCGGCGAACGCGGGTTCGCGGGCGCATCGACGCGCGACATTGCCGCGAAGGCCGGGGTGAACGCGCCGGCGCTGCAGTACTACTTCGAGAACAAGGAAGGCGTTTACCGCGCGAGCGTGGAGACGATCGCGGAACTGGGCTGGGAAGTGTTCCGCCCGGCGGTCGAGCATGCGCGGGCGATGCTCGCCGCGGATGCGGACGTCGACGTGCTGATCGATGCGTTCATCGGCATCATGCGTGCGCTCGCCGACCGGATGTTCACGGTGCCGAAGACGATGAACCAGCGGATGTTCTTCGCACGCGAGCAGGGCGGGCAGGAACCCGAGAGCGCGAGCGAAATCCTCATGACGCGCATGCGCAAGCCGCTCAACGATGTGAACGCCGAACTGATCGGACGGATCTCCGGCCGGCCGGCCGACGATCCCGTCACGCGGCTGCGCGCGCTGAGCCTGTTCGGGCAGTTGACGGTGTTCCACATCGCGCAGCGCTCGGCGCTGCAGTTGCTCGAATGGGACGAATTCGACGATGAAGGCGCCGCGCTGGTGATCGCGACGGTTGCCGAGCAGACGCGGGTGCTGCTCGAGCAATGGCATGCGGAGCGCGGCACGGACGCCGGCGCCAGGGCTGCCGTGCCGAAGACCGCATCGAAGCGTGTTCAGCACGCGAAGAAGCCCGCGGCGCGTTGA
- a CDS encoding efflux transporter outer membrane subunit — MKPFSLPHRPALTLCAAACLLAGCTVGPDYRGAPAAPGAPTFVRAPASGVDTAAPAPSAWWQALNDRQLDDLIAAALAHNPDLHAAQARLRASRAQLSQQRAAQLPKSSATVAAIRMREPDVSALGSLLPSSSSNQPGGSSPSLGGSGPLQLYSAGFDATWEIDLFGGTRRAVEAASAQAEAVDADLADTQVSIAAEVATAYVDLRDQQQRLALSQRTADLQQQMLDLAQQRRARGAAADADIERLTTQVENTRASLIPLDAQVTESLDRLAILTGRAPGALDAALSAPGTPLPTLPGSVQIGDPGALLKQRPDIRAAERRLASSNAQIGEHVADYFPKVTLLGDLGFSATNPGHLFRKQNFTWVGAPYLQWNILDFGRTRGAVRAAEAARDEAEANYQKAVLGALQDANTALQRYGHQREHVVALAKVQTSATHSATLMDQRYRAGVASMIDLLDTQREALAAQQNVIAGQAELIKDYVSLQKSLGLGWQTNPG, encoded by the coding sequence ATGAAGCCCTTTTCCCTGCCCCACCGCCCTGCGCTCACACTGTGCGCAGCCGCCTGCCTGCTCGCCGGCTGCACCGTCGGCCCCGACTACCGCGGCGCGCCCGCTGCGCCCGGCGCGCCGACCTTCGTGCGTGCACCGGCATCCGGCGTCGACACCGCCGCCCCCGCGCCGAGCGCGTGGTGGCAGGCACTGAACGATCGCCAGCTCGACGATCTGATCGCCGCCGCGCTCGCGCACAACCCCGATCTGCACGCCGCGCAGGCACGGTTGCGCGCCTCGCGCGCACAGCTCTCGCAACAGCGTGCGGCGCAGCTGCCGAAATCGTCGGCCACCGTCGCCGCGATCCGCATGCGCGAACCGGACGTCAGTGCGCTCGGCTCGCTGCTGCCGTCGAGCAGCTCGAACCAGCCGGGTGGATCGTCGCCGTCGCTGGGCGGCTCGGGGCCGCTGCAGCTCTATTCGGCCGGCTTCGACGCCACCTGGGAAATCGACCTGTTCGGCGGCACGCGCCGTGCGGTCGAAGCCGCGTCCGCGCAGGCGGAGGCGGTCGACGCCGATCTCGCCGACACACAGGTATCGATCGCGGCCGAAGTCGCAACCGCATACGTCGACCTGCGCGACCAGCAGCAGCGGCTCGCGCTGTCGCAACGCACGGCCGACCTGCAACAGCAGATGCTCGACCTCGCGCAACAGCGCCGCGCGCGCGGCGCCGCGGCCGATGCGGACATCGAGCGCCTGACGACGCAGGTCGAGAACACGCGCGCGTCGCTGATCCCGCTCGATGCGCAGGTGACGGAATCGCTCGACCGGCTGGCCATCCTGACCGGGCGCGCTCCGGGTGCGCTCGACGCCGCGCTGTCGGCACCGGGCACGCCGCTGCCGACGCTACCCGGCAGCGTGCAGATCGGCGATCCGGGCGCGCTGCTGAAGCAGCGCCCCGACATCCGCGCGGCCGAGCGCCGGCTCGCGTCCAGCAACGCGCAGATCGGCGAGCATGTCGCCGATTATTTCCCGAAGGTGACGCTGCTCGGCGATCTCGGGTTCAGCGCGACGAATCCGGGCCACCTGTTCCGCAAGCAGAACTTCACGTGGGTCGGCGCACCGTACCTGCAATGGAACATTCTCGATTTCGGCCGCACGCGCGGCGCAGTGCGTGCCGCTGAAGCGGCGCGCGACGAAGCGGAAGCGAACTACCAGAAGGCCGTGCTCGGCGCGTTGCAGGACGCGAACACGGCGTTGCAGCGCTACGGGCACCAGCGCGAACACGTTGTCGCGCTCGCCAAGGTGCAGACGTCGGCCACGCATTCGGCCACGCTGATGGATCAGCGCTATCGCGCGGGCGTCGCGTCGATGATCGATCTGCTCGATACGCAGCGCGAAGCGCTGGCCGCGCAGCAAAACGTGATCGCCGGGCAGGCCGAGCTGATCAAGGATTACGTGTCGCTGCAGAAGAGCCTCGGGCTCGGGTGGCAGACGAACCCGGGTTGA
- a CDS encoding efflux RND transporter periplasmic adaptor subunit produces MKNQQRWRYGAACTLMAALLSGCGPAQQQAATPATPVAALTLGAARLDVTEDLPGRVAAVRIAEIRPQVSGIVQRRLFEQGTEVRTGQPLFQINPAPFKADMDTAAASLQRAQAALERAKVQTARFKPLVEADAISRQVYDDAVSQRDQAAADVAQARATLARRQLDLKFATVEAPIAGRIDQALVTEGALVSSSDSQPMARIQQIDQVYVDVRQPAASLDALRGALAAQPQASDSNGLPVDLLRDDDTRYDVKGRMLFSGVNVDPGTGDVLLRVLVDNPKRQLLPGMYVRARIPRAHYANAVTVPQQAVVHAGGKPQVWVLDAKGTAHLRAVEIGELTNRSYRIKSGLQAGQKIVVEGMERLTDGAAATATDWTSPDAATTASAH; encoded by the coding sequence ATGAAGAATCAACAACGATGGCGTTACGGCGCCGCCTGTACGCTGATGGCGGCGCTGCTGTCGGGCTGCGGGCCTGCCCAGCAGCAGGCCGCCACCCCGGCTACCCCGGTCGCAGCGCTGACGCTGGGCGCCGCCCGCCTCGACGTGACCGAGGATCTGCCGGGCCGCGTCGCGGCCGTGCGGATCGCTGAAATCCGGCCGCAGGTCAGCGGCATCGTGCAACGCCGGCTGTTCGAGCAAGGCACCGAGGTGCGCACCGGCCAGCCGTTGTTCCAGATCAATCCGGCGCCGTTCAAGGCCGACATGGACACGGCCGCCGCATCGCTGCAGCGCGCACAGGCCGCGCTCGAACGCGCAAAGGTGCAGACGGCACGCTTCAAGCCGCTCGTCGAAGCCGACGCGATCAGCCGCCAGGTGTACGACGACGCCGTTTCGCAACGCGACCAGGCCGCCGCCGACGTCGCGCAGGCCCGCGCGACGCTCGCGCGCCGCCAGCTCGACCTGAAATTCGCGACCGTGGAAGCGCCGATCGCCGGCCGCATCGACCAGGCGCTCGTGACCGAAGGCGCACTGGTGTCGAGCAGCGACAGCCAGCCGATGGCGCGCATCCAGCAGATCGACCAGGTCTACGTGGACGTGCGCCAGCCGGCCGCGTCGCTCGACGCGTTGCGCGGTGCGCTCGCGGCGCAGCCGCAAGCGTCGGACAGCAACGGCCTGCCGGTCGACCTGCTGCGCGACGACGACACACGCTACGACGTGAAGGGCCGCATGCTGTTCTCGGGCGTCAACGTCGATCCGGGCACCGGCGACGTGCTGCTGCGCGTGCTGGTCGACAACCCGAAGCGCCAACTGCTGCCGGGCATGTACGTGCGTGCCCGCATTCCGCGTGCGCACTACGCGAACGCCGTGACGGTGCCGCAGCAAGCCGTCGTGCACGCCGGCGGCAAGCCGCAGGTGTGGGTGCTCGACGCGAAGGGCACCGCGCACCTGAGGGCCGTCGAGATCGGCGAGCTGACGAACCGCAGCTATCGCATCAAGTCGGGCCTGCAGGCCGGCCAGAAGATCGTCGTCGAAGGGATGGAACGCCTGACCGACGGCGCGGCCGCGACCGCGACCGACTGGACGTCGCCCGACGCGGCCACGACCGCGTCGGCGCACTGA
- a CDS encoding mechanosensitive ion channel family protein — MRHFLLGWLFAAVVSTAHAAAPAPAAASAASGAVPALTPQQAQQALSVLQNPREREQVETTLRAIAAVGVLTTPALPASAAAPASAASAAAPAALTSNGLASMLVRQGSRWAGQIGGALNESLRSLLDVGSVGSWWHDRMVRADERADLAHSIWVIVAVLVPALVVEWFARRLLRRALTALTARRTESSRQADDEPPAPDDDTAPAPEPDGPADAPDTRQPSSQGRGHARRHTTLLRRMPRALVDLTLRSVPLLVFVGVASLTMSVLAEADTPIEAALESLIDIYVISRLVTIVSRLFFQPDARQLRLLHIGDAWAAFAQRSISRIVIVVGACTAAVEIAASLGLSDAGHVALLKAVALVGHLMISALILRCREPVAARIRAAGADRPTFAMIGNALADAWAPVAVFVVMALWFVWALDVHNGYRVLITLGGRSLAVMIGMRMVSIVVFGALARLFQRRDDDHTLVHLHAYRYYPLLRQIVSAVIAVVTVALLLQIWGVPIFHAFGTGTIGHRLASALITIAIAAVVALIVWEAANIAIERRLQQWTREGNLARAARLRTLLPMLRSLLFIMIALVVVLTGLSEIGVNVGPLLAGASIFGVALGFGSQKLVQDFITGIFLLMENAMQVGDWVTLAGVSGTVEYLSIRTVRLRAGDGSLYTIPFSSVTTVNNTNRGLGNAAVKVSIAYGQDIDLAIATLKEIGAALRDDPNYKDGILSDFSYWGIDQVDGAAVALAGQMQCKDSSRWGVQREFNRRIAVMFRERGIRIANPQRSLVAYDKGAHPVAPDDDGNAAGTAAEPPPSAAPARTPD, encoded by the coding sequence ATGCGACATTTCCTGCTCGGCTGGCTGTTCGCCGCCGTCGTATCGACCGCCCACGCGGCCGCCCCTGCCCCTGCCGCCGCATCGGCCGCATCCGGCGCCGTGCCCGCGCTGACGCCGCAACAGGCGCAGCAAGCCCTTTCGGTGCTGCAGAATCCGCGCGAGCGCGAACAGGTGGAGACGACCTTGCGTGCGATCGCGGCAGTCGGCGTGCTGACCACGCCCGCACTCCCCGCCAGCGCAGCGGCCCCGGCCAGTGCCGCGTCGGCTGCTGCCCCGGCCGCGCTCACATCGAACGGACTCGCGTCGATGCTCGTGCGGCAAGGGTCGCGCTGGGCAGGCCAGATCGGCGGCGCACTGAACGAATCGCTGCGCTCGCTGCTCGATGTCGGCTCGGTCGGTAGCTGGTGGCACGACCGAATGGTGCGCGCCGACGAGCGCGCGGACCTCGCGCACTCGATCTGGGTCATCGTCGCCGTGCTCGTACCCGCGCTCGTCGTCGAATGGTTCGCGCGGCGCCTGCTGCGGCGCGCGCTGACCGCCCTGACCGCCCGCCGGACCGAATCGTCGCGTCAGGCGGACGACGAGCCGCCGGCGCCCGACGACGACACCGCGCCGGCGCCGGAACCCGACGGCCCGGCCGACGCGCCCGACACTCGCCAGCCGTCGTCGCAAGGCCGCGGCCACGCGCGGCGCCACACCACACTGCTGCGCCGGATGCCGCGCGCGCTGGTCGACCTGACGCTGCGGTCGGTGCCGCTGCTCGTGTTCGTCGGCGTCGCGAGCCTGACGATGTCGGTCCTCGCCGAAGCCGATACGCCGATCGAAGCCGCGCTCGAATCGCTGATCGACATCTACGTGATCAGCCGCCTCGTGACGATCGTCAGCCGGCTGTTCTTCCAGCCCGATGCGCGGCAATTGCGGTTGCTGCACATCGGCGACGCGTGGGCCGCGTTCGCGCAGCGCTCGATTTCGCGGATCGTGATCGTCGTCGGCGCCTGCACGGCCGCGGTCGAGATCGCCGCTAGCCTGGGCCTCAGCGACGCCGGCCACGTCGCGCTGCTGAAGGCCGTCGCGCTCGTCGGGCACTTGATGATCTCGGCGCTGATCCTGCGCTGCCGCGAACCGGTCGCCGCGCGCATCCGTGCGGCCGGCGCCGACCGGCCGACCTTCGCGATGATCGGCAATGCCCTCGCCGACGCATGGGCGCCCGTGGCGGTGTTCGTCGTGATGGCGTTGTGGTTCGTGTGGGCGCTCGACGTCCACAACGGCTATCGCGTGCTGATCACGCTAGGCGGCCGGTCGCTCGCCGTGATGATCGGCATGCGGATGGTGTCGATCGTCGTGTTCGGCGCGCTCGCGCGGCTGTTCCAGCGCCGCGACGACGATCACACGCTCGTCCATCTCCACGCCTACCGCTACTATCCGCTGCTGCGCCAGATCGTGTCCGCGGTGATCGCCGTCGTGACCGTCGCACTGCTGCTGCAGATCTGGGGCGTGCCGATCTTCCACGCATTCGGGACCGGCACGATCGGTCATCGGCTCGCGTCCGCGCTGATCACGATCGCGATCGCGGCGGTGGTCGCGCTGATCGTGTGGGAAGCCGCGAACATCGCGATCGAGCGACGCCTGCAGCAGTGGACCCGCGAAGGCAACCTGGCGCGCGCGGCGCGGCTGCGCACGCTGCTGCCGATGCTGCGCTCGCTGCTGTTCATCATGATCGCGCTCGTCGTCGTGCTGACGGGTCTCAGCGAAATCGGCGTAAACGTCGGCCCGCTGCTCGCCGGCGCCAGCATCTTCGGCGTCGCGCTCGGCTTCGGCTCGCAGAAGCTCGTGCAGGACTTCATCACCGGAATCTTCCTGCTGATGGAAAACGCGATGCAGGTGGGCGACTGGGTCACGCTCGCCGGCGTATCCGGCACCGTCGAATACCTGTCGATCCGCACGGTGCGCCTGCGCGCGGGTGACGGGTCGCTGTACACGATCCCGTTCAGCTCGGTGACGACCGTCAACAACACGAACCGCGGGCTCGGCAATGCGGCCGTCAAGGTCAGCATCGCGTACGGCCAGGACATCGATCTCGCGATCGCGACGTTGAAGGAAATCGGCGCCGCATTGCGCGACGACCCGAACTATAAGGATGGCATCCTGTCGGACTTCAGCTACTGGGGGATCGACCAGGTCGACGGCGCGGCGGTCGCGCTGGCCGGACAGATGCAATGCAAGGACTCGTCGCGCTGGGGCGTGCAGCGCGAATTCAACCGGCGGATCGCGGTAATGTTCCGCGAGCGCGGGATCCGGATCGCGAATCCGCAGCGCAGCCTCGTCGCGTATGACAAAGGTGCACACCCCGTCGCTCCCGATGACGACGGCAATGCCGCCGGCACGGCCGCCGAGCCGCCGCCTTCCGCTGCACCGGCACGCACGCCGGACTGA
- a CDS encoding DHA2 family efflux MFS transporter permease subunit, protein MADTAATPPAPPHEGRASVTDWIAVAAGALGALMATLDISITNSALPQIQGEIGATGTEGTWISTGYLMSEIVMIPLAAWLTRVFGLRNFLLTNAALFIAFSMMCGWSNSLAMMIAGRIGQGFTGGALIPTAQTIIRTRLPLSQLPVGMTLFGLIVLLGPLFGPVLGGWLAENVSWSWCFFLNLPVCLLLMALLVFGLPSDRPQWNTFFNADWLGIAGLAIGLSSLTVVLEEGQRERWFESQLIVTLSCVSLAGMILIALSQRFAKRPIMRLSLMRNPRYASVIVIVSAVGAGLYGVSYLLPQFLAIVAGYNAEQAGAIMLLSGLPAFLVMPILPRLLGKVDFRILVISGLLLFCLSCMLDISLTAQSVGHDFVWSQLIRGVAQMLAMMPLNQASMAAVAREDSGDAAGLYNMARNLGGSIGLAIIGTVIDRRTTFHAAALRESVTANSLIGQERLSAYAANWFAHTGDLAYSNLRALGQLAQQIQVQAIVMTYSETFYLLGLALLACVPLALLLKTPRGPQPMSSGH, encoded by the coding sequence ATGGCTGATACCGCCGCCACCCCGCCCGCGCCGCCGCACGAAGGCCGCGCGAGCGTGACCGACTGGATCGCGGTCGCCGCCGGCGCACTCGGTGCGCTGATGGCGACGCTCGACATCTCGATCACGAACTCCGCGCTACCGCAGATCCAGGGCGAAATCGGCGCGACCGGCACCGAGGGCACCTGGATCTCGACCGGCTACCTGATGTCGGAAATCGTGATGATCCCGCTCGCCGCGTGGCTCACGCGCGTGTTCGGGCTGCGCAATTTCCTGCTGACGAACGCCGCGCTGTTCATCGCGTTCTCGATGATGTGCGGCTGGTCGAATTCGCTCGCGATGATGATCGCCGGGCGCATCGGACAGGGCTTCACGGGCGGCGCGCTGATCCCGACCGCGCAAACCATCATCCGCACGCGGCTGCCGCTGTCGCAGCTGCCGGTCGGGATGACGCTGTTCGGACTGATCGTACTGCTCGGCCCGCTGTTCGGCCCGGTGCTGGGCGGCTGGCTCGCGGAGAACGTGAGCTGGAGCTGGTGCTTCTTCCTGAACCTGCCGGTGTGCCTGCTGCTGATGGCGCTGCTGGTGTTCGGGCTGCCGTCGGACCGGCCGCAATGGAACACCTTCTTCAACGCGGACTGGCTCGGGATCGCGGGCCTCGCGATCGGGCTGAGCTCGCTGACCGTCGTGCTCGAGGAAGGGCAGCGCGAACGCTGGTTCGAGTCGCAGCTGATCGTCACGCTGAGCTGCGTGTCGCTCGCCGGGATGATCCTGATCGCGCTGTCGCAGCGCTTCGCGAAGCGGCCGATCATGCGCCTGTCGCTGATGCGCAATCCGCGCTACGCGAGCGTGATCGTGATCGTGTCCGCGGTGGGCGCCGGGCTGTACGGCGTGTCGTACCTGCTGCCGCAGTTCCTCGCGATCGTCGCGGGCTACAACGCGGAACAGGCCGGCGCGATCATGCTGCTGTCGGGCCTGCCCGCGTTTCTCGTGATGCCGATCCTGCCGCGCCTGCTCGGCAAGGTCGACTTCCGCATCCTCGTCATCTCCGGGCTGCTGCTGTTCTGCCTGAGCTGCATGCTCGACATCAGCCTGACCGCTCAGAGCGTCGGCCACGATTTCGTGTGGTCGCAACTGATCCGCGGCGTCGCGCAGATGCTCGCGATGATGCCGCTTAACCAGGCGTCGATGGCGGCCGTCGCGCGCGAAGACTCGGGCGACGCGGCCGGGCTCTACAACATGGCGCGCAACCTCGGCGGCTCGATCGGGCTCGCGATCATCGGCACCGTGATCGACCGGCGCACGACCTTCCATGCGGCCGCGCTGCGCGAATCGGTGACCGCCAATTCGCTGATCGGGCAGGAACGGCTGTCGGCCTATGCGGCGAACTGGTTCGCCCATACGGGCGACCTCGCGTATTCGAATCTGCGCGCGCTCGGCCAGCTCGCGCAGCAGATCCAGGTCCAGGCCATCGTGATGACCTATTCCGAAACCTTCTACCTGCTGGGCCTCGCGCTGCTTGCGTGCGTGCCGCTCGCGCTGCTGCTGAAGACGCCGCGCGGCCCGCAGCCGATGTCATCCGGCCATTGA
- a CDS encoding HlyD family secretion protein, with the protein MSTLQDPPSKANRQETAISPRNSSAKRRIAIAVVVVAAIGAAAWLGRWWTVERFIESTNDAYLQADNMSAAPKVAGYVTDVYVRDNQAVKAGDPLVRLDVRQYQVAFAQSNATVDARRADIARAQADISQQRANLEQAEAQAKVSQINARHANDEYARYAPLAATGAETHERVADLKSTRDQAAGTLAANNASITAARTQIASFTAQLQQARAQLEAAQASAAQAQLDLDNTIVRSTLDGRVGDRTVRVGQYVQPGTRLLTVVPVDAIYLVANFKETQIGRMRIGQPVELHVDALPDDRLTGTVDSFAPGTGAQFALLPPENATGNFTKIVQRVPVRIRLAANVRAQRMLLPGLSVTVDVDTRSAGNEKRHG; encoded by the coding sequence ATGTCGACGCTGCAAGACCCGCCTTCGAAAGCAAATCGTCAGGAAACCGCAATATCGCCCCGCAACAGCAGCGCGAAGCGGCGCATCGCGATCGCCGTTGTCGTGGTCGCGGCGATCGGCGCCGCCGCATGGCTCGGCCGCTGGTGGACAGTCGAGCGCTTCATCGAAAGCACCAACGACGCGTACCTGCAGGCCGACAACATGAGCGCCGCGCCGAAGGTCGCAGGCTACGTGACCGACGTGTACGTGCGCGACAACCAGGCCGTCAAGGCCGGCGATCCGCTCGTGCGGCTCGACGTCCGCCAGTACCAGGTGGCGTTCGCGCAATCGAATGCCACCGTCGACGCGCGCCGCGCCGACATCGCCCGCGCGCAAGCCGACATCAGCCAGCAGCGCGCGAACCTCGAGCAGGCCGAAGCGCAGGCGAAGGTGTCGCAGATCAACGCACGGCACGCGAACGACGAATATGCGCGCTACGCACCGCTCGCGGCGACCGGCGCCGAGACGCACGAGCGCGTCGCCGACCTGAAGAGCACGCGCGACCAGGCAGCCGGCACGCTCGCCGCGAACAATGCGTCGATCACTGCCGCCCGCACCCAGATCGCGTCGTTCACCGCGCAGCTTCAACAGGCACGCGCGCAGCTCGAAGCCGCGCAGGCCAGCGCTGCGCAGGCGCAACTCGACCTCGACAACACGATCGTGCGCAGCACGCTCGACGGCCGGGTCGGCGACCGCACGGTGCGCGTCGGCCAGTACGTGCAGCCCGGCACGCGCCTGCTGACCGTCGTGCCGGTGGACGCGATCTACCTCGTCGCGAACTTCAAGGAAACGCAGATCGGCCGGATGCGCATCGGCCAGCCCGTCGAGCTGCACGTCGACGCGCTGCCGGACGACAGGCTCACCGGCACGGTCGACAGCTTCGCGCCCGGCACCGGCGCGCAATTCGCGCTGCTGCCGCCCGAGAACGCGACCGGCAACTTCACGAAGATCGTGCAGCGCGTGCCGGTGCGCATCCGCCTCGCCGCGAATGTGCGCGCGCAACGCATGCTGTTGCCGGGGCTGTCCGTGACCGTCGACGTCGACACGCGTTCGGCCGGTAACGAGAAGCGCCATGGCTGA
- a CDS encoding LLM class oxidoreductase — protein sequence MTLPASDRPDVAPRVFSAGRLSIGLTLPLLRSGNTVADFNEQLELAALADALGFRALWIRDVPLNSADYPDPVGHLDPWVLLGALASRTRRIVLASGAIVLPLRHPLHIAKGALSVATLSGGRFVLGLGSGDRPPEYAAFGVDAETRRDRYRQHWEVVAAALGVPSRVLPDETPPDAPDFTLLPRDTAAVPMLAVGSGGQSVDWIARNAIGWMTYHRDPDTQRARHSMWRAAVERLPQPAFRAFGVSMRLDLDANRDAPATALSLGYATGRRALIDILHDMQAAGTHHVTLNPGSDRAVREIIEEIAEHVLPVFHDEQA from the coding sequence ATGACCCTGCCCGCCTCCGACCGCCCCGATGTCGCGCCTCGCGTCTTCTCGGCCGGCCGGCTGTCGATCGGCCTGACGTTGCCGCTGCTTCGCAGCGGCAATACCGTCGCCGATTTCAACGAGCAGCTCGAACTCGCGGCGCTCGCCGATGCGCTCGGGTTTCGTGCACTGTGGATTCGCGACGTGCCGCTGAACAGCGCCGACTATCCCGACCCGGTCGGCCATCTCGATCCGTGGGTCCTGCTCGGCGCGCTCGCGTCGCGCACCCGCCGGATCGTGCTTGCCAGCGGCGCGATCGTGCTGCCGCTGCGTCATCCGCTGCATATCGCGAAAGGCGCGCTGTCGGTCGCGACGCTGTCCGGCGGCCGCTTCGTCCTCGGGCTCGGCTCGGGCGACCGGCCGCCCGAATATGCCGCGTTCGGCGTCGACGCGGAAACGCGGCGCGACCGCTATCGCCAGCACTGGGAGGTCGTCGCGGCCGCGCTCGGCGTGCCGTCGCGCGTGCTGCCCGACGAGACGCCGCCCGACGCGCCCGACTTCACGCTGCTGCCGCGCGACACCGCCGCCGTGCCGATGCTCGCGGTCGGCTCCGGCGGACAGAGCGTCGACTGGATCGCACGGAACGCGATCGGCTGGATGACATACCACCGCGATCCGGACACGCAGCGCGCCCGTCATTCGATGTGGCGGGCGGCCGTCGAGCGACTCCCGCAACCGGCATTTCGCGCGTTCGGCGTGTCGATGCGACTCGATCTCGACGCGAATCGCGATGCGCCGGCCACTGCGCTGTCGCTCGGCTACGCCACCGGACGGCGCGCGCTGATCGACATCCTGCACGACATGCAGGCGGCCGGCACGCATCACGTGACGCTGAATCCCGGCTCCGACCGGGCGGTGCGCGAGATCATCGAGGAAATCGCGGAACACGTGCTGCCGGTCTTTCACGACGAGCAGGCATGA